The following are encoded in a window of Phaseolus vulgaris cultivar G19833 chromosome 3, P. vulgaris v2.0, whole genome shotgun sequence genomic DNA:
- the LOC137808218 gene encoding telomere repeat-binding factor 2 isoform X1: MGAPKQKWTAEEEAALKAGVVKHGAGKWRTILTDPEFSAILRMRSNVDLKDKWRNINVTAIWGSRQKAKLALKRNLPAPKIDNNHMALSTVVRHDEVLDTKPLAVSGGPLRSPNLKEQISRLQNIQLVDNHILEAIVNMKEQKGSDKGAIISYIEEKYRSPPNISKLLSTKLKNMVASGKIIKEKHKYRIASSSVVSDKRRCSSLEGRSKDPSEANRNDVNILSKSQIDEEISKVKGLTAKEAAAAAAKAVAEAEAAIAQAEAAAREAEAAEAEAEAAQVFAKAAMKALKCKMLHIWLLN, translated from the exons ATGGGTGCTCCTAAGCAGAAATGGACTGCAGAAGAAGAAGCTGCGCTGAAAGCTGGAGTAGTCAAACATGGGGCAGGAAAATGGCGCACCATACTTACAGATCCTGAATTCAGTGCTATTTTGCGCATGCGTTCAAATGTAGATCTTAAG GATAAATGGAGGAATATAAATGTCACAGCAATATGGGGATCCCGGCAGAAGGCAAAACTTGCTCTTAAGAGGAACCTACCTGCCCCCAAAATTGACAATAACCATATGGCCTTAAGTACTGTAGTTCGACATGATGAAGTTCTTGATACTAAGCCTTTAGCAGTTTCTGGTGGACCATTGCGATCTCCTAATTTGAAAGAACAAATATCGAGGTtgcagaatatcca GTTGGTGGATAATCATATATTGGAGGCCATTGTCAACATGAAGGAGCAAAAGGGTTCTGACAAGGGTGCCATTATTTCTTACATAGAG GAAAAATATCGGTCTCCACCAAATATCAGTAAATTACTGTCAACCAAACTGAAGAATATGGTAGCAAGTGGCAAAATAATCAAG GAGAAGCATAAGTACAGGATTGCATCAAGTTCAGTGGTCTCTGATAAAAGAAGATGCTCATCATTGGAGGGGAGGTCCAAAGATCCTTCAGAAGCAAATAGGAATGATGTCAACATCCTTTCAAAATCCCAAATTGATGAAGAGATATCAAAAGTGAAGGGCTTGACAGCTAAAGAGGCAGCTGCTGCTGCTGCAAAAGCGGTGGCAGAGGCAGAGGCTGCAATTGCACAGGCTGAGGCAGCAGCTAGGGAGGCAGAGGCTGCAGAAGCTGAAGCTGAGGCTGCTCAAGTATTTGCAAAAGCAGCAATGAAGGCACTAAAATGCAAAATGCTTCATATTTG GTTACTTAATTAA
- the LOC137808218 gene encoding telomere repeat-binding factor 2 isoform X4: MGAPKQKWTAEEEAALKAGVVKHGAGKWRTILTDPEFSAILRMRSNVDLKDKWRNINVTAIWGSRQKAKLALKRNLPAPKIDNNHMALSTVVRHDEVLDTKPLAVSGGPLRSPNLKEQISRLVDNHILEAIVNMKEQKGSDKGAIISYIEEKYRSPPNISKLLSTKLKNMVASGKIIKEKHKYRIASSSVVSDKRRCSSLEGRSKDPSEANRNDVNILSKSQIDEEISKVKGLTAKEAAAAAAKAVAEAEAAIAQAEAAAREAEAAEAEAEAAQVFAKAAMKALKCKMLHI; the protein is encoded by the exons ATGGGTGCTCCTAAGCAGAAATGGACTGCAGAAGAAGAAGCTGCGCTGAAAGCTGGAGTAGTCAAACATGGGGCAGGAAAATGGCGCACCATACTTACAGATCCTGAATTCAGTGCTATTTTGCGCATGCGTTCAAATGTAGATCTTAAG GATAAATGGAGGAATATAAATGTCACAGCAATATGGGGATCCCGGCAGAAGGCAAAACTTGCTCTTAAGAGGAACCTACCTGCCCCCAAAATTGACAATAACCATATGGCCTTAAGTACTGTAGTTCGACATGATGAAGTTCTTGATACTAAGCCTTTAGCAGTTTCTGGTGGACCATTGCGATCTCCTAATTTGAAAGAACAAATATCGAG GTTGGTGGATAATCATATATTGGAGGCCATTGTCAACATGAAGGAGCAAAAGGGTTCTGACAAGGGTGCCATTATTTCTTACATAGAG GAAAAATATCGGTCTCCACCAAATATCAGTAAATTACTGTCAACCAAACTGAAGAATATGGTAGCAAGTGGCAAAATAATCAAG GAGAAGCATAAGTACAGGATTGCATCAAGTTCAGTGGTCTCTGATAAAAGAAGATGCTCATCATTGGAGGGGAGGTCCAAAGATCCTTCAGAAGCAAATAGGAATGATGTCAACATCCTTTCAAAATCCCAAATTGATGAAGAGATATCAAAAGTGAAGGGCTTGACAGCTAAAGAGGCAGCTGCTGCTGCTGCAAAAGCGGTGGCAGAGGCAGAGGCTGCAATTGCACAGGCTGAGGCAGCAGCTAGGGAGGCAGAGGCTGCAGAAGCTGAAGCTGAGGCTGCTCAAGTATTTGCAAAAGCAGCAATGAAGGCACTAAAATGCAAAATGCTTCATATTTG A
- the LOC137808218 gene encoding telomere repeat-binding factor 2 isoform X2, translating into MGAPKQKWTAEEEAALKAGVVKHGAGKWRTILTDPEFSAILRMRSNVDLKDKWRNINVTAIWGSRQKAKLALKRNLPAPKIDNNHMALSTVVRHDEVLDTKPLAVSGGPLRSPNLKEQISRLQNIQLVDNHILEAIVNMKEQKGSDKGAIISYIEEKYRSPPNISKLLSTKLKNMVASGKIIKEKHKYRIASSSVVSDKRRCSSLEGRSKDPSEANRNDVNILSKSQIDEEISKVKGLTAKEAAAAAAKAVAEAEAAIAQAEAAAREAEAAEAEAEAAQVFAKAAMKALKCKMLHI; encoded by the exons ATGGGTGCTCCTAAGCAGAAATGGACTGCAGAAGAAGAAGCTGCGCTGAAAGCTGGAGTAGTCAAACATGGGGCAGGAAAATGGCGCACCATACTTACAGATCCTGAATTCAGTGCTATTTTGCGCATGCGTTCAAATGTAGATCTTAAG GATAAATGGAGGAATATAAATGTCACAGCAATATGGGGATCCCGGCAGAAGGCAAAACTTGCTCTTAAGAGGAACCTACCTGCCCCCAAAATTGACAATAACCATATGGCCTTAAGTACTGTAGTTCGACATGATGAAGTTCTTGATACTAAGCCTTTAGCAGTTTCTGGTGGACCATTGCGATCTCCTAATTTGAAAGAACAAATATCGAGGTtgcagaatatcca GTTGGTGGATAATCATATATTGGAGGCCATTGTCAACATGAAGGAGCAAAAGGGTTCTGACAAGGGTGCCATTATTTCTTACATAGAG GAAAAATATCGGTCTCCACCAAATATCAGTAAATTACTGTCAACCAAACTGAAGAATATGGTAGCAAGTGGCAAAATAATCAAG GAGAAGCATAAGTACAGGATTGCATCAAGTTCAGTGGTCTCTGATAAAAGAAGATGCTCATCATTGGAGGGGAGGTCCAAAGATCCTTCAGAAGCAAATAGGAATGATGTCAACATCCTTTCAAAATCCCAAATTGATGAAGAGATATCAAAAGTGAAGGGCTTGACAGCTAAAGAGGCAGCTGCTGCTGCTGCAAAAGCGGTGGCAGAGGCAGAGGCTGCAATTGCACAGGCTGAGGCAGCAGCTAGGGAGGCAGAGGCTGCAGAAGCTGAAGCTGAGGCTGCTCAAGTATTTGCAAAAGCAGCAATGAAGGCACTAAAATGCAAAATGCTTCATATTTG A
- the LOC137808218 gene encoding telomere repeat-binding factor 2 isoform X3: MGAPKQKWTAEEEAALKAGVVKHGAGKWRTILTDPEFSAILRMRSNVDLKDKWRNINVTAIWGSRQKAKLALKRNLPAPKIDNNHMALSTVVRHDEVLDTKPLAVSGGPLRSPNLKEQISRLVDNHILEAIVNMKEQKGSDKGAIISYIEEKYRSPPNISKLLSTKLKNMVASGKIIKEKHKYRIASSSVVSDKRRCSSLEGRSKDPSEANRNDVNILSKSQIDEEISKVKGLTAKEAAAAAAKAVAEAEAAIAQAEAAAREAEAAEAEAEAAQVFAKAAMKALKCKMLHIWLLN, translated from the exons ATGGGTGCTCCTAAGCAGAAATGGACTGCAGAAGAAGAAGCTGCGCTGAAAGCTGGAGTAGTCAAACATGGGGCAGGAAAATGGCGCACCATACTTACAGATCCTGAATTCAGTGCTATTTTGCGCATGCGTTCAAATGTAGATCTTAAG GATAAATGGAGGAATATAAATGTCACAGCAATATGGGGATCCCGGCAGAAGGCAAAACTTGCTCTTAAGAGGAACCTACCTGCCCCCAAAATTGACAATAACCATATGGCCTTAAGTACTGTAGTTCGACATGATGAAGTTCTTGATACTAAGCCTTTAGCAGTTTCTGGTGGACCATTGCGATCTCCTAATTTGAAAGAACAAATATCGAG GTTGGTGGATAATCATATATTGGAGGCCATTGTCAACATGAAGGAGCAAAAGGGTTCTGACAAGGGTGCCATTATTTCTTACATAGAG GAAAAATATCGGTCTCCACCAAATATCAGTAAATTACTGTCAACCAAACTGAAGAATATGGTAGCAAGTGGCAAAATAATCAAG GAGAAGCATAAGTACAGGATTGCATCAAGTTCAGTGGTCTCTGATAAAAGAAGATGCTCATCATTGGAGGGGAGGTCCAAAGATCCTTCAGAAGCAAATAGGAATGATGTCAACATCCTTTCAAAATCCCAAATTGATGAAGAGATATCAAAAGTGAAGGGCTTGACAGCTAAAGAGGCAGCTGCTGCTGCTGCAAAAGCGGTGGCAGAGGCAGAGGCTGCAATTGCACAGGCTGAGGCAGCAGCTAGGGAGGCAGAGGCTGCAGAAGCTGAAGCTGAGGCTGCTCAAGTATTTGCAAAAGCAGCAATGAAGGCACTAAAATGCAAAATGCTTCATATTTG GTTACTTAATTAA
- the LOC137808217 gene encoding pentatricopeptide repeat-containing protein At5g67570, chloroplastic, with protein MEPLHLHLQGRPVAQFRPDTDKIRRKLIQKGVDPTPKIVHILRNKEIQKHNRKLKSQPPPPLTPAEAQALAEDQHFHVIKREFREVMEATALHETGVVAGKPWEELGTVEFLEKARAIKEYRGGKLRRESLTELKEMFEERKMDELKWVFDADLEIDEVWFNEGHETRGDTRKRSEGVVIKFLVDRLSYREITTRDWKFSRIMKLSGLPFTERQLLRIVELLGFKRCWKQALSVVQWVYRYKDQSKFQSRFVYTKLLAVLGKAGRPKEALQIFNLMRENIHIYPDIAAYHSIAVTLGQAGLLKELLNIVECMRQKPKAFMHRKNWDPVLEPDLVIYNAVLNACVPSKQWKGVSWVFKQLRKSGLKPNGATYGLAMEVMLESGNYDLVHEFFGKMKRSGEVPKALTYKVLVRTFWKEGKVEEAVKAIRDMERRGVIGTAGVYYELACCLCNCGRWRDAILEVDNIRNLPRAKPLEVTFTGMIKSSMGGGHIDDSIRIFEYMRDHCAPNIGAINTMLKVYGQNDMFSKAKVLFEEVKAAKSESYATPGGGNSSAVPDSYTYNSMLEASASAQQWEYFEHVYREMIVSGYQLDQNKHLLLLVKASRAGKLHLLEHAFNMILEAGEIPHHLFFFELVIQAIVQHNYERAVILINTLAYAPFRVSEKQWTNLFKESEDRISHENLERLLDALGSCDVISESTVSNLTRSLHVLCGSGISRIIPFGSKDSVNGQGRNERIDDDQNVPNFSTTMMIEGTESENDIYVGSYNTELVTSTCTSDGVNEGDNNDVMVFRPQNSDIEDGMSSQADRLECTDNLALDESSDELDKELSDDGSSEDDNGEGVTNKPTAYEILELWKELREEDGSLLHSELGRG; from the exons ATGGAGCCTCTGCACCTCCATCTCCAAGGTCGCCCCGTCGCCCAATTCCGCCCAGACACCGACAAAATCCGACGCAAACTCATCCAAAAGGGAGTCGATCCAACTCCCAAGATCGTCCACATACTCCGCAACAAGGAAATCCAAAAGCACAACCGAAAACTGAAGTCCCAGCCCCCTCCTCCACTCACTCCCGCCGAGGCCCAAGCCTTGGCGGAAGACCAACACTTCCATGTCATCAAACGGGAATTTAGAGAAGTAATGGAAGCCACCGCCCTCCACGAGACGGGCGTCGTGGCGGGGAAGCCCTGGGAGGAGCTTGGAACGGTCGAGTTTCTGGAGAAGGCGAGGGCGATCAAGGAGTACAGAGGAGGAAAGCTTAGAAGAGAGAGCTTAACGGAGCTCAAAGAAATGTTCGAGGAGCGGAAGATGGATGAACTCAAGTGGGTTTTCGACGCCGACCTCGAAATCGATGAGGTTTGGTTCAACGAAGGGCATGAGACGAGGGGCGACACTCGGAAACGAAGCGAGGGTGTGGTTATCAAGTTTCTCGTTGATAG GCTGAGTTATAGGGAGATTACAACGAGGGattggaagttttcgaggatTATGAAGCTCTCGGGATTGCCATTTACCGAACGACAGTTATTGAGGATTGTCGAGCTGCTTGGTTTCAAACGTTGTTGGAAGCAAGCTCTTTCTGTGGTTCAGTGGGTGTACAGATATAAGGATCAAAGCAAGTTTCAAAGCAG GTTTGTTTATACAAAACTTCTTGCAGTTCTTGGGAAGGCAGGAAGGCCAAAGGAGGCCCTTCAAATTTTCAATTTGATGCGT GAAAACATCCATATATATCCTGATATTGCTGCATATCACAGCATTGCGGTTACGCTTGGTCAAGCTGGTCTTTTGAAAGAGTTGCTGAATATTGTGGAATGCATGAGGCAGAAACCCAAAGCATTTATGCATCGTAAGAATTGGGATCCAGTTCTTGAACCTGATCTGGTTATATACAATGCT GTGCTTAATGCTTGTGTTCCATCCAAGCAGTGGAAAGGTGTGTCATGGGTTTTTAAGCAACTGAGAAAAAGTGGTCTAAAACCTAATGGAGCAACTTATGGACTTGCAATGGAG GTAATGCTGGAGTCAGGGAATTACGATCTTGTCCATGAGTTCTTTGGAAAGATGAAGAGAAGTGGGGAAGTTCCGAAAGCCCTTACTTATAAAG TGTTGGTTAGAACCTTCTGGAAGGAAGGTAAAGTTGAAGAAGCTGTGAAAGCCATCAGGGACATGGAAAGAAGAGGAGTAATTGGAACAGCTGGTGTATATTACGAGCTAGCTTGTTGCCTTTGCAACTGTGGGAGGTGGCGAGATGCTATTCTAGAG GTTGACAATATTAGAAATCTTCCTCGTGCCAAGCCTTTGGAGGTTACTTTCACTGGCATGATTAAGTCTTCCATGGGTGGTGGGCATATTGATGATTCCATACGTATATTTGAATACATGAGAGACCACTGTGCTCCTAACATAGGGGCCATAAATACAATGCTGAAAGTTTATGGCCAAAATGATATGTTTTCTAAAGCCAAAGTTTTGTTTGAGGAAGTTAAAGCAGCCAAATCAGAATCTTATGCCACTCCAGGGGGTGGTAATAGCTCTGCAGTCCCAGATTCATACACATATAACTCAATGTTGGAAGCTTCAGCTAGTGCACAGCAATGGGAATACTTTGAGCATGTGTACAGAGAGATGATTGTTTCTGGCTATCAATTGGATCAAAATAAACACTTGTTATTACTTGTTAAAGCTTCAAGAGCCGGCAAG TTGCATTTACTGGAGCATGCGTTTAACATGATTCTGGAAGCTGGAGAAATTCCTCACcatcttttcttttttgaattGGTGATTCAAGCTATAGTTCAACATAATTATGAGCGAGCTGTGATCTTAATAAACACCCTGGCTTATGCACCATTCCGAGTGAGTGAAAAACAGTGGACAAACTTGTTTAAGGAAAGTGAAGACAGAATTAGTCATGAAAATCTAGAGCGATTGTTGGATGCTCTCGGTAGTTGTGATGTTATTTCAGAATCAACAGTCTCTAATTTAACAAGATCATTACATGTTCTTTGTGGGTCAGGTATATCTAGAATAATCCCTTTTGGAAGTAAAGATTCTGTCAATGGTCAGGGTCGGAATGAAAGAATTGATGATGATCAAAATGTACCAAATTTTTCCACAACAATGATGATTGAAGGTACTGAATCTGAGAATGACATTTATGTTGGTAGTTACAACACTGAATTAGTGACGTCTACCTGTACTAGTGATGGAGTCAATGAAGGAGATAATAATGATGTCATGGTTTTCAGACCTCAAAACTCTGATATTGAAGATGGAATGAGCTCACAAGCTGATAGGTTGGAATGCACTGATAATCTGGCACTTGACGAGTCTTCTGATGAATTGGACAAGGAGCTCTCGGATGATGGAAGCTCTGAAGATGATAATGGTGAGGGAGTAACTAACAAACCCACAGCATATGAAATATTAGAATTATGGAAGGAATTGAGAGAGGAGGACGGGAGTTTGTTACACTCTGAACTTGGTCGTGGCTAG
- the LOC137808219 gene encoding ADP-ribosylation factor-like protein 8a, translating into MGLWESFLNWLRSLFFKQEMELSLIGLQNAGKTSLVNVIATGGYSEDMIPTVGFNMRKVTKGNVTIKLWDLGGQPRFRSMWERYCRAVSAIVYVVDAADPDNLSISKSELHDLLSKPSLNGIPLLVLGNKIDKPGALSKEALTDQMDLKSITDREVCCFIISCKNSTNIDSVIDWLVKHSKSKS; encoded by the exons ATGGGGTTGTGGGAATCTTTTCTCAATTGGCTTCGCAG CCTCTTTTTCAAGCAGGAAATGGAATTATCTCTGATTGGACTTCAGAATGCTGGGAAGACTTCACTTGTAAATGTTATTGCT ACCGGTGGGTATAGCGAGGACATGATTCCTACT GTGGGATTCAATATGAGGAAAGTAACAAAAGGCAATGTTACAATAAAGTTATGGGATCTTGGAGGGCAACCTAGGTTCCGCAGCATGTGGGAGCGCTATTGTCGTGCAGTTTCTGCTATTGT TTACGTTGTTGATGCTGCAGATCCAGATAACCTTAGCATATCAAAGAGTGAACTACATGATCTATTGAGTAAGCCATCATTGAATGGTATTCCCTTGTTGGTATTGGGGAACAAGATCGACAAACCAGGGGCTCTTTCTAAAGAAGCTTTGACTGACCAAAT GGATCTGAAGTCAATTACTGACAGAGAAGTTTGCTGCTTCATTATCTCGTGCAAAAACTCGACTAACATTGACTCTGTTATCGATTGGCTTGTAAAGCACTCCAAATCAAAGAGCTAA
- the LOC137808220 gene encoding uncharacterized protein isoform X2: MSGRFATFIVWLVPGSRCYSASAVIWSLLGCLLLFHLYSNIHHKHGEGREVQLRVTNHPQFRELQQVEEEIIQLPPPKGKRSPRAAKRRHKRVTPLVDEFLDEDSRLRHVFFPGNKSAIDPVKVTGNDSYYYYPGRIWLDTDRNPIQAHGGGILYDERSNTYYWYGEYKDGLTYRAHKRGAARVDIIGVGCYSSKDLWTWKNEGIVLAAEEMNGTHDLYKSNVLERPKVIFNEKTRKYVMWMHIDDANYTKAAVGIAISDTPDGPFEYVGSQRPHGYESRDMTVFKDEDGVAYLIYSSEENNVLHIGPMTEDYLNLMPVMRRVFVGQRREAPAVFKHQGTYYMITSGCTGWAPNEALAHAAESILGPWETMGNPCVGGNKMFRIATFLAQSTFVLPLPGFSGSFIFMADRWNPSDLRNSRYVWLPLIVEGPTDQAPQYSSTLPLWSRVSIYWHRKWRLPQGWSTFK, translated from the exons ATGTCGGGTCGTTTTGCTACTTTCATAGTTTGGCTTGTTCCAG GGAGCAGATGCTATTCTGCATCAGCTGTGATATGGAGCTTGTTAGGATGCCTACTGTTATTTCATCTGTATTCCAATATCCACCACAAACATGGGGAAGGTAGAGAGGTGCAACTGCGTGTGACTAATCATCCTCAGTTCCGTGAACTCCAACAAGTGGAAGAGGAAATCATCCAACTTCCTCCACCAAAGGGGAAGAGGTCCCCTCGGGCTGCAAAACGCAGGCATAAGCGGGTAACCCCACTGGTTGATGAATTCTTGGATGAAGATTCAAGACTGAGACATGTTTTCTTTCCTGGTAACAAGAGTGCTATTGATCCAGTGAAGGTCACAGGGAATGATAGCTATTACTACTACCCTGGGAGAATTTGGTTGGATACCGACAGAAATCCTATTCAAGCTCATGGAGGGGGCATTCTATATGATGAAAGATCAAACACATACTATTGGTATGGTGAATATAAAGATGGGCTCACATACCGTGCTCACAAAAGAGGAGCTGCTCGG GTGGACATTATAGGAGTTGGTTGCTATTCTTCTAAGGACTTGTGGACATGGAAAAATGAAGGTATTGTATTGGCTGCCGAGGAAATGAATGGAACCCATGACCTATACAAGTCTAATGTGCTTGAGAGGCCAAAAGTAATTTTCAACGAGAAAACCAGAAAGTATGTAATGTGGATGCACATTGACGATGCCAATTATACAAAAGCTGCTGTTGGCATAGCAATTAGTGATACACCTGACGGTCCATTTGAATATGTTGGTAGCCAAAGGCCCCACGGATATGAAAGCAGGGATATGACAGTTTTCAAAGATGAGGATGGTGTGGCATACCTTATCTACTCCTCTGAAGAAAACAACGTACTGCACATTGGACCCATGACTGAAGATTATCTGAACTTGATGCCTGTgatgagaagagtttttgtgGGACAGCGCAGAGAAGCACCAGCTGTGTTCAAACACCAAGGTACATATTACATGATCACATCCGGCTGCACGGGATGGGCCCCAAATGAAGCACTGGCTCATGCAGCTGAGTCAATCCTGGGGCCTTGGGAAACAATGGGAAATCCATGTGTTGGAGGGAACAAAATGTTTCGAATTGCTACCTTTCTTGCTCAAAGCACTTTTGTGCTTCCCCTACCTGGGTTTTCAGGTTCATTTATTTTCATGGCTGATAGATGGAATCCATCCGACTTACGGAACTCAAGATATGTTTGGTTGCCTTTGATAGTAGAAGGACCTACTGATCAAGCCCCACAGTACAGTTCTACATTACCACTGTGGTCAAGAGTTTCTATCTATTGGCATAGAAAATGGAGGCTGCCTCAAGGGTGGAGCACATTCAAgtaa
- the LOC137808220 gene encoding uncharacterized protein isoform X1 — translation MRMRNLYRKPTTLRCNAGSRCYSASAVIWSLLGCLLLFHLYSNIHHKHGEGREVQLRVTNHPQFRELQQVEEEIIQLPPPKGKRSPRAAKRRHKRVTPLVDEFLDEDSRLRHVFFPGNKSAIDPVKVTGNDSYYYYPGRIWLDTDRNPIQAHGGGILYDERSNTYYWYGEYKDGLTYRAHKRGAARVDIIGVGCYSSKDLWTWKNEGIVLAAEEMNGTHDLYKSNVLERPKVIFNEKTRKYVMWMHIDDANYTKAAVGIAISDTPDGPFEYVGSQRPHGYESRDMTVFKDEDGVAYLIYSSEENNVLHIGPMTEDYLNLMPVMRRVFVGQRREAPAVFKHQGTYYMITSGCTGWAPNEALAHAAESILGPWETMGNPCVGGNKMFRIATFLAQSTFVLPLPGFSGSFIFMADRWNPSDLRNSRYVWLPLIVEGPTDQAPQYSSTLPLWSRVSIYWHRKWRLPQGWSTFK, via the exons atgagGATGAGGAACCTATACAGGAAACCAACCACTTTACGTTGCAATGCAGGGAGCAGATGCTATTCTGCATCAGCTGTGATATGGAGCTTGTTAGGATGCCTACTGTTATTTCATCTGTATTCCAATATCCACCACAAACATGGGGAAGGTAGAGAGGTGCAACTGCGTGTGACTAATCATCCTCAGTTCCGTGAACTCCAACAAGTGGAAGAGGAAATCATCCAACTTCCTCCACCAAAGGGGAAGAGGTCCCCTCGGGCTGCAAAACGCAGGCATAAGCGGGTAACCCCACTGGTTGATGAATTCTTGGATGAAGATTCAAGACTGAGACATGTTTTCTTTCCTGGTAACAAGAGTGCTATTGATCCAGTGAAGGTCACAGGGAATGATAGCTATTACTACTACCCTGGGAGAATTTGGTTGGATACCGACAGAAATCCTATTCAAGCTCATGGAGGGGGCATTCTATATGATGAAAGATCAAACACATACTATTGGTATGGTGAATATAAAGATGGGCTCACATACCGTGCTCACAAAAGAGGAGCTGCTCGG GTGGACATTATAGGAGTTGGTTGCTATTCTTCTAAGGACTTGTGGACATGGAAAAATGAAGGTATTGTATTGGCTGCCGAGGAAATGAATGGAACCCATGACCTATACAAGTCTAATGTGCTTGAGAGGCCAAAAGTAATTTTCAACGAGAAAACCAGAAAGTATGTAATGTGGATGCACATTGACGATGCCAATTATACAAAAGCTGCTGTTGGCATAGCAATTAGTGATACACCTGACGGTCCATTTGAATATGTTGGTAGCCAAAGGCCCCACGGATATGAAAGCAGGGATATGACAGTTTTCAAAGATGAGGATGGTGTGGCATACCTTATCTACTCCTCTGAAGAAAACAACGTACTGCACATTGGACCCATGACTGAAGATTATCTGAACTTGATGCCTGTgatgagaagagtttttgtgGGACAGCGCAGAGAAGCACCAGCTGTGTTCAAACACCAAGGTACATATTACATGATCACATCCGGCTGCACGGGATGGGCCCCAAATGAAGCACTGGCTCATGCAGCTGAGTCAATCCTGGGGCCTTGGGAAACAATGGGAAATCCATGTGTTGGAGGGAACAAAATGTTTCGAATTGCTACCTTTCTTGCTCAAAGCACTTTTGTGCTTCCCCTACCTGGGTTTTCAGGTTCATTTATTTTCATGGCTGATAGATGGAATCCATCCGACTTACGGAACTCAAGATATGTTTGGTTGCCTTTGATAGTAGAAGGACCTACTGATCAAGCCCCACAGTACAGTTCTACATTACCACTGTGGTCAAGAGTTTCTATCTATTGGCATAGAAAATGGAGGCTGCCTCAAGGGTGGAGCACATTCAAgtaa